In Motilibacter aurantiacus, a genomic segment contains:
- a CDS encoding helix-turn-helix domain-containing protein: MTVSESDRELGDAGSLFVEEQRFSIVPEWVIDADLSDAAFRLYTLLLRYGNSSGCRMPSRSLLARRLHRSVDSVDRAMRELETAGVVHVERRRVGRQNLTNRYQVRTSGPLLQSGSSTSDRTSAATRSNGPGGGRRTTATPGRTPAATVAAPLRPNPDPSTDTPPPPPPARARRHLDLADGLLAACGIDDLAALAARCAAARQAQCLPVGRWSPAGLLPAIQLAVHHRGWPPHAVPAALLAVAGDPATRSPMRLAEAGPWWQPAKTTPATNSPDLTAYEERLDAVDGLRVTLQARARQALSAEGVPLTRASVVRRACELLDERLDE; the protein is encoded by the coding sequence GTGACCGTCAGCGAGTCAGACAGGGAGCTCGGGGACGCCGGCTCGCTGTTCGTCGAGGAGCAGCGCTTCTCGATCGTCCCCGAGTGGGTGATCGACGCGGACCTGTCGGACGCTGCCTTCCGGCTTTACACGTTGCTTCTCCGCTACGGCAACAGCTCCGGCTGCCGGATGCCGTCGCGGTCCCTCCTCGCCCGCCGGCTGCACCGGTCGGTGGACTCGGTCGACCGGGCGATGCGCGAGCTCGAGACCGCCGGCGTCGTACACGTGGAGCGCCGACGGGTTGGCCGGCAGAACCTGACCAACCGCTACCAGGTACGGACCTCCGGGCCGCTGCTACAAAGCGGCAGCTCAACCAGTGACCGCACATCTGCGGCTACCCGTTCCAACGGACCTGGAGGTGGCCGTAGAACTACGGCCACCCCTGGCCGCACGCCTGCGGCGACCGTGGCCGCACCCCTGCGGCCCAACCCAGACCCATCTACCGACACTCCCCCTCCCCCGCCCCCCGCTCGAGCCCGGCGTCACCTCGACCTCGCGGACGGCCTGCTCGCCGCCTGCGGCATCGACGACCTGGCCGCCCTGGCCGCCCGATGCGCGGCCGCCCGACAAGCGCAATGCCTGCCCGTCGGGCGCTGGTCCCCCGCCGGGCTGCTGCCGGCGATCCAGCTGGCCGTGCATCACCGCGGCTGGCCGCCCCACGCGGTCCCGGCCGCGCTGCTCGCCGTCGCCGGCGATCCAGCTACCCGCTCCCCCATGCGGCTGGCCGAAGCCGGGCCGTGGTGGCAGCCGGCCAAAACCACCCCGGCCACAAACTCCCCTGACCTCACCGCGTACGAGGAACGGCTCGACGCGGTCGATGGGCTTCGTGTAACCCTGCAAGCGCGCGCCCGGCAGGCATTGAGCGCAGAGGGAGTCCCGCTTACCCGCGCCAGCGTTGTACGGCGCGCATGCGAACTGCTCGACGAGCGGCTAGACGAATGA
- a CDS encoding SGNH/GDSL hydrolase family protein gives MTASAGAAGTAAGAAFVLAVASLTVVGTSTTEALACLPPSVAVSGSVPSSAGLDEAQARNATTIVSEVVQRRMPTRAAVVAIATALQESTLRNLASFAVPDSLSFPNDGVAPGDHDSVGIFQQRAGWGSIQQRMTPTYAAGEFLDELGNVEGWQAMPITVAAQAVQVSAYPDAYAKWEDRAAQIVAGLLGRPTATGTVVAQTVLDAPGLLLVGDDLAEDIRDALPITYQGGAVTLSVANGRTTFQGLADLQARAAALPGTLLVSLGGQDGLDSDADAAAFTSRAKKVLEAGGANRTVYWVTPPRSTRAATALRALANADDRLQLIDVAAFAVANAGWLGPHGGLTEAGVKGVGKLVRNALAENEEDDPVNAGGAGCADGLGGYSGVPVADCTFTLPRGNPRTCQQAIQWALAQQDGPAQWYRRCLNFVAHAYGWSYSGAPAPHHARTFWQVSDHKHPGDLNPPAGALVFWNGGSAGHVALSAGNGMVISNDVRGAGTIALVPMSAITDGWNSPYLGWTDPYFPNGG, from the coding sequence GTGACGGCGTCCGCGGGTGCCGCTGGCACCGCCGCGGGCGCCGCGTTCGTCCTCGCCGTCGCGTCCCTCACCGTGGTCGGCACGTCGACGACCGAGGCACTGGCCTGCTTGCCGCCGTCCGTGGCGGTGTCCGGGTCCGTGCCCTCCTCCGCCGGCCTCGACGAGGCCCAAGCCCGCAACGCCACCACGATCGTGTCCGAGGTGGTGCAGCGCCGGATGCCCACCCGCGCCGCGGTCGTCGCGATCGCCACCGCGCTGCAGGAGTCGACCTTGCGCAACCTTGCCTCGTTCGCTGTGCCCGATTCGCTGAGCTTCCCCAACGACGGCGTCGCTCCGGGCGACCACGACTCGGTCGGCATCTTCCAGCAGCGCGCCGGTTGGGGCTCGATCCAGCAGCGCATGACCCCCACCTACGCGGCAGGCGAGTTCCTCGACGAGCTGGGGAACGTCGAGGGCTGGCAGGCCATGCCGATCACCGTCGCCGCCCAGGCCGTGCAGGTGTCCGCCTACCCGGACGCCTACGCCAAGTGGGAGGACCGGGCGGCCCAGATCGTCGCCGGGCTGCTCGGCCGCCCCACCGCCACCGGCACCGTCGTCGCGCAGACCGTCCTCGACGCGCCCGGACTGCTCCTGGTGGGCGACGACCTTGCCGAGGACATCCGCGACGCGCTCCCCATCACCTACCAGGGCGGCGCTGTGACCCTTTCGGTCGCCAACGGGCGCACCACCTTCCAGGGCCTGGCCGACCTGCAGGCCCGCGCCGCGGCCCTTCCGGGCACTCTCTTGGTCAGCCTCGGCGGGCAGGACGGCTTGGACAGCGACGCCGACGCGGCCGCGTTCACCAGCCGAGCGAAGAAGGTTCTCGAGGCTGGCGGCGCAAACCGCACCGTCTACTGGGTCACCCCGCCACGCTCCACCCGCGCGGCCACGGCCCTGCGTGCTCTCGCCAACGCCGACGACCGGCTACAGCTGATAGACGTCGCCGCGTTCGCCGTAGCCAACGCCGGCTGGCTCGGCCCCCATGGCGGGCTCACCGAGGCCGGCGTCAAAGGCGTGGGCAAGCTCGTCAGGAACGCCCTCGCCGAGAACGAGGAGGACGACCCGGTCAACGCCGGCGGCGCCGGGTGCGCGGACGGGCTCGGCGGCTACAGCGGCGTCCCCGTCGCTGACTGCACGTTCACGCTGCCCCGGGGCAACCCGCGCACCTGCCAGCAGGCGATCCAGTGGGCGCTAGCCCAGCAGGACGGCCCGGCCCAGTGGTACCGCCGGTGCCTCAACTTCGTGGCCCACGCCTACGGCTGGAGCTACTCCGGAGCTCCCGCACCGCACCACGCCCGCACGTTCTGGCAGGTGTCCGACCACAAGCACCCCGGCGACCTCAACCCGCCCGCCGGCGCACTCGTCTTCTGGAACGGCGGCAGCGCCGGCCACGTCGCTCTCTCCGCCGGCAACGGCATGGTCATCAGCAACGACGTCCGCGGCGCCGGGACCATTGCTCTGGTCCCGATGAGCGCCATCACCGACGGCTGGAACAGCCCCTACCTCGGCTGGACCGACCCCTACTTCCCCAACGGCGGCTGA
- a CDS encoding transposase, producing MCREYEIAETLYYQWRDRLLEGGKTALATPRDKPSSEAQELAELKKKVGQLERALGRKTYELENAGELSRDWEETSASSGPAYSWPRAIALRRWRASRRCPVRRSTAAEPAAQPVPALAPGGPGTRRSWRWRRRTRSTAPG from the coding sequence GTGTGCCGCGAGTACGAGATCGCCGAGACGCTGTACTACCAGTGGCGTGACCGGCTGCTCGAGGGCGGCAAGACGGCGTTGGCGACCCCGCGGGACAAGCCCTCGTCCGAGGCCCAGGAGCTCGCGGAGCTGAAGAAGAAGGTCGGCCAGCTCGAGCGGGCGCTCGGGCGCAAGACCTACGAGTTGGAGAACGCCGGGGAACTGTCGCGGGACTGGGAGGAAACGAGCGCGTCGTCCGGTCCCGCGTACTCGTGGCCAAGGGCTATCGCCCTTCGGCGGTGGCGCGCGTCGCGAAGGTGTCCCGTCAGGCGCTCTACCGCCGCCGAGCCCGCCGCCCAGCCGGTGCCGGCCCTGGCGCCGGGCGGCCCGGGGACGAGGCGATCGTGGAGGTGGCGAAGGCGAACCCGCTCGACGGCACCCGGATGA
- a CDS encoding McrC family protein, which yields MPGTFDVLPGSRVGVAAAAEWQVSIEPKLPVPRVLFLAAYASAPPGWQQDTGLEHEEDLLEGAAALFAGRAHHAVNAGLLHGYHTVDDDLTTIRGRVNLAGQLRRRPGIDLPIAVRYQGFDENVLENQLLLAATHLLGKLPIRSAGTRRSLYRLLGAFELTSHIWFPPNAVPHVTWTRLNAHYRPAVELARMLLGAAAPELRGGDGAGAALVLDMNRVFESFVRAALRDALGLTEQQFPAPGRATPLWLDRARQVPLNPDLSWWEGARCRWVGDVKYKQDTGAGASSDLYQLLAYITAAGLRSGWLIYADGAPRRVHELPGAQASLTVDRLDTALPPAELLAQIAALASRIKASTSTTAELRPAAR from the coding sequence GTGCCGGGAACGTTTGACGTGCTGCCCGGCAGCCGGGTGGGCGTAGCCGCGGCCGCAGAGTGGCAAGTCAGCATCGAGCCCAAGCTTCCCGTGCCCCGGGTCCTGTTCCTCGCCGCCTACGCCAGCGCGCCGCCCGGCTGGCAGCAGGACACCGGCCTCGAGCACGAAGAGGACCTGCTCGAAGGAGCCGCAGCCTTATTCGCCGGCCGCGCCCACCACGCGGTCAACGCCGGGCTGCTGCACGGCTACCACACCGTGGACGACGACCTCACCACGATCCGCGGCCGCGTCAACCTCGCCGGGCAGCTGCGCCGCCGGCCCGGCATCGATCTGCCAATCGCCGTCCGCTACCAGGGCTTCGACGAGAACGTCCTGGAGAACCAGCTCCTGCTCGCCGCCACGCACCTGCTGGGCAAGCTGCCGATCCGGTCCGCCGGCACCCGCCGGTCGCTGTACCGCCTGCTCGGCGCCTTCGAGCTCACCAGCCACATCTGGTTCCCCCCGAACGCCGTGCCCCACGTGACGTGGACCCGCCTGAACGCCCACTACCGCCCGGCCGTCGAGCTCGCCCGGATGCTGCTCGGCGCCGCAGCACCAGAGCTTCGCGGCGGGGACGGGGCAGGCGCCGCGCTGGTCCTGGACATGAACCGCGTCTTCGAAAGCTTCGTGCGCGCCGCCCTGCGCGACGCGCTCGGGCTCACCGAGCAGCAGTTCCCCGCCCCCGGCCGCGCCACCCCGCTCTGGCTCGACCGCGCCAGGCAGGTGCCGCTCAACCCCGACCTGTCCTGGTGGGAAGGCGCCCGCTGCCGCTGGGTAGGGGACGTGAAGTACAAGCAGGACACCGGGGCCGGGGCCAGCTCCGACCTCTATCAGTTACTTGCGTACATCACCGCCGCCGGCTTGCGCAGCGGCTGGCTCATCTACGCCGACGGCGCGCCCCGCCGCGTGCACGAGCTGCCCGGAGCCCAGGCCAGCCTCACTGTGGACCGGCTCGATACCGCGCTGCCACCCGCGGAGCTGCTGGCACAGATCGCGGCTCTTGCCTCCCGCATCAAAGCGAGCACTTCAACAACCGCGGAGCTGCGGCCAGCCGCCAGATGA
- a CDS encoding AAA family ATPase: protein MLQLREAFTEQPDESSDGFLVKLRRQLSGAPDAVPQLAAELLFVHFLVAHTSAVGSSRKREVVEAVLGFRDGLPAIPQALAPALDGGLVSPGTAFHSQRWKQFAYLIDFALRVAEQNDAERRRTLAEPEALLELTEALPERGAYTQRFALEHLLFPDVYVPLVSRKHRGLVLDAWPELAGPPAPQSARLSRVATALGGGQDSYVDLYAAPYARKWQGRPKAWALAGRWAQALAQHVDLAALAAQEAGHAPALQAAREDLLAGGSAWMQALGEGTSAPLLEPAVAASLRAWADRDPAALASVLRDLWASADEKAVLDGTAAAAPPDLLPTSATRLTAGSFLLGALPATLHPLWRASLADSAYRTWEAYRPASAAPPSEVYDYWAKFLDQVREDAAQDGLAVPDRVTAQALVRALLEGEAPAGWATSQVAALRSWRGGKPAEPVAGPPAGPAGPAAGERPKPPGQPGPERSLADLAAQLLLDEPFLDDAVELLRDKKQAVFYGPPGTGKTFVARELAAWLAGDRGRVQLVQFHPSYAYEDFVEGLRPRPEGQGFALTDGPLKQMARAAAADPAHTYVLVIDELNRGNVARVFGELYFLLEYRGEDATLLYSNEPFSLPENLLLLATMNSADRSIALLDSALRRRFYFVAFTPDEEPVRGLLRRYLAIHAPDLLWVADLVDQANTLLGDPSAAIGPSHFLRPGLDERQIQRAWEHSVMPALEDRFFGQPARLAQFSLDGLRTALARNSDGDDDEPAAPA, encoded by the coding sequence TTGCTGCAGCTGCGCGAGGCGTTCACCGAGCAGCCGGACGAAAGCAGCGACGGCTTCCTGGTCAAGCTGCGGCGCCAGCTGAGCGGGGCACCGGACGCTGTGCCGCAGCTGGCAGCCGAGCTCCTGTTCGTGCACTTCCTGGTGGCGCACACCAGCGCCGTCGGCAGCAGCCGCAAGCGGGAAGTCGTCGAGGCCGTCCTCGGCTTCCGCGACGGCCTGCCGGCGATCCCGCAAGCCCTGGCTCCAGCGCTCGACGGCGGCCTCGTGAGCCCGGGCACCGCCTTCCACTCCCAGCGGTGGAAGCAGTTTGCCTATCTCATTGACTTCGCGCTGCGGGTAGCCGAGCAGAATGACGCCGAGCGCCGCCGGACCCTCGCCGAGCCTGAAGCCCTCCTCGAGCTGACCGAAGCCCTGCCCGAGCGGGGCGCCTACACGCAGCGGTTCGCCCTGGAGCACTTGCTGTTCCCCGACGTCTACGTCCCGCTCGTTAGCCGCAAGCACCGCGGGTTGGTGCTGGACGCCTGGCCGGAGCTGGCCGGGCCGCCCGCTCCGCAGTCGGCCCGGCTCAGCCGCGTGGCCACCGCTCTGGGCGGCGGGCAGGACAGCTACGTGGACCTGTACGCAGCGCCGTACGCCCGCAAGTGGCAGGGGCGGCCCAAGGCATGGGCGCTGGCGGGCCGGTGGGCACAGGCGCTGGCCCAGCATGTCGACCTCGCGGCACTCGCGGCTCAGGAGGCCGGGCACGCCCCGGCGCTGCAGGCAGCACGGGAGGACTTGCTCGCCGGGGGCAGTGCGTGGATGCAGGCCCTGGGGGAGGGCACGAGCGCTCCCTTGCTCGAGCCGGCCGTTGCCGCCTCCCTGCGGGCGTGGGCTGACCGGGACCCCGCGGCGCTGGCCAGCGTTCTGCGTGACCTGTGGGCGTCCGCGGATGAGAAGGCGGTACTCGATGGGACAGCAGCGGCCGCCCCGCCGGACTTGCTGCCCACCTCCGCCACCCGGCTGACCGCCGGGTCTTTCCTTCTGGGCGCGCTGCCCGCGACGCTGCATCCGCTGTGGCGGGCGTCTCTCGCCGACAGCGCGTACCGCACGTGGGAGGCGTACCGGCCGGCTAGCGCGGCGCCGCCCTCGGAGGTCTATGACTACTGGGCCAAGTTCCTTGACCAAGTACGCGAGGACGCCGCGCAGGACGGGCTGGCGGTACCGGACCGGGTGACAGCCCAGGCCCTGGTCCGGGCACTGTTGGAGGGCGAGGCGCCTGCGGGCTGGGCAACCAGCCAGGTGGCCGCTCTGCGCAGCTGGCGCGGGGGCAAGCCGGCCGAGCCGGTGGCCGGCCCTCCGGCAGGGCCAGCGGGCCCGGCGGCGGGCGAACGGCCGAAGCCTCCCGGCCAGCCGGGGCCGGAGCGTTCGCTCGCGGACCTCGCGGCGCAGCTGCTGCTCGACGAGCCGTTCCTCGACGACGCGGTGGAGCTGCTGCGCGACAAGAAGCAGGCGGTCTTCTACGGCCCTCCGGGCACGGGCAAGACCTTCGTGGCGCGCGAGCTCGCGGCCTGGCTGGCCGGGGACCGCGGCCGTGTCCAGTTGGTGCAGTTCCACCCCTCGTATGCCTACGAGGACTTTGTCGAGGGGCTGCGCCCGCGGCCGGAGGGACAAGGGTTCGCCCTCACCGATGGTCCGCTGAAGCAGATGGCCCGGGCGGCCGCGGCCGACCCCGCCCATACCTACGTCCTGGTCATTGATGAGCTGAACCGGGGCAACGTGGCCCGGGTCTTCGGGGAGCTGTACTTTCTGCTGGAGTACCGCGGCGAGGACGCCACCCTGCTCTACAGCAATGAGCCGTTCTCCCTGCCCGAGAACCTGCTGCTGCTGGCCACCATGAACAGCGCCGACCGGTCCATTGCGCTGCTGGACAGCGCGCTGCGCCGCAGGTTCTACTTCGTCGCGTTCACCCCGGACGAAGAGCCGGTGCGCGGGCTGCTGCGCCGCTATCTGGCCATCCACGCACCCGACTTGTTGTGGGTCGCAGACCTAGTCGACCAGGCGAACACACTGCTGGGCGACCCGTCCGCCGCGATCGGGCCGAGCCACTTCCTGCGGCCAGGTTTGGACGAACGGCAGATCCAGCGGGCTTGGGAACACTCCGTCATGCCCGCGCTGGAGGACCGCTTCTTCGGCCAGCCCGCCCGGCTGGCGCAGTTCAGCCTCGACGGGCTGCGCACAGCCCTCGCCCGCAACAGCGACGGCGATGACGATGAGCCAGCTGCGCCTGCGTGA
- a CDS encoding AAA family ATPase, producing the protein MPVLTAGDCALFSRYPDKVPFKEENLEPGDKEAFQELRLRLQRLAQWLAATAPVHTELKAHASLYSANGRTVRDLWSCVFPERAGNKSYALQVAIIVSENGAEVTACLGAGTSALKDEQRQAAERELTRLKGRLAGSGAAEREQLTAALPPGYTFRHRWREDANADFDTLDAWLAHAASPEGNGAGISRNLTPQELQDAGPGIAEELAELLAAVAPLFDHCYPPGEGTPALEDPDEPAQNESPIPDAPRFDAETLERRARDAGLLIDLPVYRAVVAALASGKHLILTGPPGTAKTTLAELTAQLAQAAGLAAGYVPTTATADWTTYETIGGLRPRTDGPGLQFREGILLSALRERRWLIIDELNRANFDRALGQMFTVLSGQSVVLPYQGAHSGNPVVITPEAQSGSYDPGAYDTVAVPADWRIIATMNVFDKSLLFEMSFALMRRFAFVEVPAPRDTHYRQLWQRHLTDLPAEAAAQCSTVLDGLLGVRTLREIGPATYLDMARFAAQYTRGTAGSAQELTYQLFYSFLLPQLEGADRATVRQLYTLVAQLVGSEHKGALRRTLHTVLGVNPDTAPRTGQAADGPAALEL; encoded by the coding sequence GTGCCCGTGCTGACCGCCGGCGACTGCGCCCTGTTCTCCCGCTACCCGGACAAGGTGCCGTTCAAGGAAGAAAACCTCGAGCCAGGAGACAAAGAGGCGTTCCAGGAGCTCCGGCTGCGCCTGCAGCGACTCGCGCAGTGGCTGGCCGCCACCGCGCCCGTGCACACCGAGCTCAAGGCCCACGCGAGCCTGTACTCGGCCAACGGGCGCACGGTCCGCGACCTGTGGTCGTGCGTCTTTCCCGAGCGGGCCGGCAACAAGTCCTACGCCCTGCAGGTCGCCATCATCGTCTCGGAGAACGGCGCCGAGGTCACCGCCTGCCTCGGCGCCGGGACGTCGGCGCTCAAGGACGAGCAGCGCCAAGCGGCTGAGCGTGAGCTCACCCGGCTCAAGGGACGCCTCGCCGGGTCCGGCGCGGCTGAGCGCGAGCAGCTCACGGCGGCGCTGCCCCCCGGCTACACGTTCCGCCACCGGTGGCGCGAGGACGCGAACGCCGACTTCGACACCCTCGATGCCTGGCTGGCGCACGCGGCCAGCCCCGAGGGCAACGGCGCTGGCATCTCGCGCAACCTCACCCCGCAGGAGCTGCAGGACGCCGGCCCGGGCATCGCAGAGGAGCTCGCTGAGCTCCTCGCCGCCGTCGCGCCGCTGTTCGACCACTGCTACCCCCCCGGCGAAGGCACTCCCGCGCTCGAGGACCCCGACGAGCCTGCACAGAACGAGAGCCCAATACCCGACGCGCCCCGGTTCGACGCAGAGACGCTTGAGCGCCGCGCGCGCGACGCCGGCCTGCTGATCGACCTGCCCGTGTACCGGGCGGTCGTCGCCGCCCTGGCCAGCGGCAAGCACCTCATCCTCACCGGGCCGCCCGGCACCGCGAAGACCACGCTCGCCGAGCTCACCGCACAGCTAGCCCAGGCAGCGGGCCTGGCCGCCGGGTATGTGCCGACCACGGCGACAGCGGACTGGACCACCTACGAGACCATCGGCGGGCTGCGCCCCCGCACCGACGGCCCCGGGCTCCAGTTCCGTGAAGGGATCCTGCTCAGCGCCCTGCGGGAGCGCCGCTGGCTCATCATCGACGAGCTCAACCGCGCGAACTTCGACCGCGCCCTCGGCCAGATGTTCACCGTACTGTCCGGCCAGTCCGTCGTGCTCCCGTACCAGGGCGCCCACTCGGGCAACCCCGTCGTCATCACCCCCGAAGCCCAGTCCGGCAGCTACGACCCGGGCGCCTACGACACCGTCGCGGTGCCCGCTGACTGGCGGATCATCGCCACGATGAACGTCTTCGACAAGTCCCTGCTGTTCGAGATGTCCTTCGCCCTCATGCGCCGCTTCGCCTTCGTCGAAGTCCCCGCCCCCCGTGACACCCACTACCGCCAGCTCTGGCAGCGCCACCTCACCGACCTGCCCGCCGAGGCGGCGGCCCAGTGCTCCACCGTGCTCGACGGGCTGCTCGGGGTCCGCACGCTGCGCGAGATCGGCCCCGCCACCTACCTCGACATGGCCCGCTTCGCCGCCCAGTACACGCGCGGCACTGCGGGAAGCGCCCAAGAGCTCACCTACCAGCTCTTCTACAGCTTCCTGCTCCCCCAGCTCGAAGGGGCCGACCGGGCCACCGTCCGTCAGCTCTACACCCTCGTCGCCCAGCTGGTCGGTAGCGAGCACAAGGGAGCCCTGCGCCGCACCCTGCACACCGTGCTTGGCGTCAACCCCGACACCGCCCCCCGTACCGGCCAGGCGGCCGACGGCCCTGCAGCCCTTGAGCTGTGA
- a CDS encoding relaxase/mobilization nuclease domain-containing protein, which produces MPARGRARTRGSGARDFRELIAALDAPLELAGIAKDHPRRVAHIILSNHADDPVLTDEQWGEIAADMMHRTGLAPRGDDAAVRWVAVRHADDHVHVVATMARQDGKRAATHNEFYRLREGAHAAEKKYGLRSTAPADRTAGTRATRAEQQNNGHELAAVISSALILIAALGAWLAVRSRQQRRSA; this is translated from the coding sequence GTGCCTGCTCGCGGCCGGGCCAGGACTCGGGGCAGCGGTGCCCGCGACTTCCGCGAGCTGATTGCAGCGCTGGACGCTCCGCTCGAGCTGGCCGGGATCGCGAAGGACCACCCGAGGCGCGTCGCGCACATCATCCTGTCCAACCACGCGGACGACCCGGTCCTCACCGACGAGCAGTGGGGCGAGATCGCGGCCGACATGATGCACCGCACGGGCCTCGCGCCGCGCGGCGACGACGCGGCGGTCCGCTGGGTCGCGGTCCGGCACGCCGACGACCACGTGCACGTCGTGGCCACGATGGCGCGCCAGGACGGCAAGCGCGCCGCGACGCACAACGAGTTCTACCGGCTCCGCGAGGGCGCTCATGCCGCCGAGAAGAAGTACGGGCTGCGCTCCACGGCGCCTGCGGACCGGACCGCCGGCACCCGTGCCACCCGCGCCGAGCAGCAAAACAACGGCCACGAGCTGGCCGCAGTCATCAGCAGCGCCCTGATCCTCATTGCAGCGCTCGGCGCGTGGCTAGCCGTGCGGTCCCGCCAGCAGCGGCGGTCTGCGTGA